Proteins found in one Coffea eugenioides isolate CCC68of chromosome 5, Ceug_1.0, whole genome shotgun sequence genomic segment:
- the LOC113770557 gene encoding peroxidase 3-like: MYTFGYFWLVILAILGAINSSQADLQLNFYAKTCPKAEEIVQDYVHEHIPNAPSLAATLIRMHFHDCFVRGCDASILLNFTSSSGNQTEKIAVPNQTVRGFDFIDRVKSLVEAECPGVVSCADIIALVARDSIVVTGGPFWRVPTGRRDGQISSASEALTNIPAPFFNFTQLQTSFANKGLDLKDLVLLSGAHTIGIAHCFPALSNRLYNFSGILGNQDPSLDSEYAANLKAKKCKTINDATTIVEMDPGSFRTFDLSYYTLLLKRRGLFQSDAALITSSTTLSYINELLQGSLLNFYQEFALSMEKMGRIEVKTGSSGEIRKHCAFVNS, translated from the exons ATGTACACTTTTGGCTACTTCTGGCTTGTAATTTTGGCTATTCTTGGAGCCATAAATTCTTCTCAGGCTGATTTGCAGCTGAATTTCTATGCTAAAACATGTCCCAAAGCAGAAGAGATTGTACAAGATTATGTCCATGAGCATATTCCAAATGCTCCATCTCTTGCAGCAACGTTGATAAGAATGCATTTCCATGACTGCTTTGTCAGA GGCTGTGATGCATCTATTCTTCTGAATTTCACATCCAGTTCAGGAAATCAGACAGAGAAAATTGCTGTTCCCAACCAAACTGTACGAGGCTTCGACTTCATTGACAGAGTGAAGAGCCTAGTAGAAGCTGAATGTCCAGGAGTTGTTTCTTGTGCAGATATCATAGCACTGGTTGCAAGAGATTCCATTGTAGTTACA GGAGGTCCTTTTTGGAGGGTTCCAACTGGTCGAAGGGATGGGCAAATATCAAGTGCTTCTGAGGCCTTAACAAACATTCCAGCGCCATTTTTCAATTTCACTCAACTCCAAACATCCTTTGCCAACAAGGGTCTAGATTTAAAGGATCTGGTCTTGTTATCAG GGGCTCATACGATTGGAATTGCCCATTGTTTTCCGGCACTTTCAAACCGTCTGTACAATTTCTCTGGAATTCTTGGTAATCAAGATCCATCTCTGGACAGTGAATATGCAGCAAATCTGAAAGCAAAAAAGTGCAAAACCATCAACGACGCAACGACGATAGTTGAAATGGATCCAGGAAGTTTTAGGACATTTGATCTTAGTTACTACACACTTCTACTCAAGAGAAGAGGCCTATTCCAATCTGATGCAGCCTTGATAACAAGTTCGACTACACTCTCATATATTAACGAACTTCTTCAGGGTTCATTGCTGAATTTTTATCAGGAGTTTGCTTTGTCTATGGAGAAGATGGGAAGGATTGAAGTAAAGACAGGATCTTCCGGTGAAATTAGGAAACATTGTGCATTTGTCAATAGTTAA